ATATATTTGGCCATATATTCAATAATTGCTGTCCTGTATTCATCCAGGAAAAATATTGTTATGAGTGCAAAAACAAACATCGGTAGTGCGCCAATAGCTACTACATCAATCTTTGTATTATTTTTTTTATTAAGGATTAAATTAACAATAAAAGCCGGATAAACGCATAGTAACAAAAAATATACAAAAAAGAATATTGAAAAAAAAGCAAGACTACAGGTTAAAATTAATGCCCCAACATGCTCTTTTACAGTAACCCTGTCATCCATTAAATACTTAAGGATGAGAATTGGAGAAAAAAATGTTAGAATAAAGCCAAACTGCGGGAAAAATATGTTTGTAGAAAATAAGGCAACAGCAATAAGATAATTTATCAATGGATGCCACATAAAAGAAAATGCCGGACTATAGCCGGCACCCATATAATTATTTGCTTAATGTGAATGGTAAAAGTGCAACTATTCTTGCAGTTTTAACAGCAGATGCAAGCTTTCTCTGGTGTTTTGCACAAGTCCCAGTAAGTCTGCTAGGCATAATCTTGCCCCTTTCTGTAACAAACTGCCTCAAGAGATTTGAATCTTTGTAATCTATATCAAGTTTATCACTGCAAAATCTACAAACCTTTTTCTTCTGAAATTTCTTCTTAAAGCTCATATTTCCTCCTATTTACTAAAAAGGTATATCGTCGTCAACAATATCTTCTGATACTGTATCTATCTCATCATTTACAGCAGAACTTTCCTTTCTCTGAACAAGCTGAATATTTTCCGCAACTATTTCATGCTTGCTCCTTTTTACTCCGTCCTGCTCCCATGTTCTAAAACTGAGCCTACCTTCAACCAATATTGGCATCCCCTTTACAATATATTCGCCAGCAAACTCGGCCAATCTTGAAAATGCAACAATATCTATAAAGCAAGCTTCATCCTTAACTGAATCTCCAGACTTGTATCTCCTGTTAACAGCAAGCCCGAATCTTGCAGCAGGTGTGCCAGAGCCAGGAATATATCTCACCTCAGGATTTTTTGTAACATTCCCGAGTAGGATAACTTTATTTAAGAATCCCATTTTTATTCCTCTGCATTATCAGCCGGTGCCTCTTCAGCAGCATCAGCTTCAGTTTCTACCTCTTCTTTCTCAGTATCAGCCTGCTTTTCAAACTGCCTACCACCATCTCTTCTGAAATTCCTTCCGCCTCTTCTCGGTGCTCTTTGAGTCATATCAGAACGCTTCTTAAGCTTGAATTTTTTACCATCAATTTTAATAACAATAAATCTGATTACAGATTCGTCATACTTAAATCTTTTTTCAAGCTCAGCAGGAACATTCACATCAGAATTGAATTGAATTAGGAAATAATATCCTTCGGTCTTACGCTCAATCTCATACGCAAGCCTTAGCTTACCCCATGCCTCATCATTGATAATTTCGCTGCCATTTTCTGTGACAAGTGTCTTGAACTTCTCAAAGACAGAGACAGCATCTTCCTGAGTCAAATCAGGATTAACGATAAATAGTGTTTCGTATGTTCTCATCTTACCTCCTTCTGGTTTAGCAGCCACAGGCTTTCACCCGCAGCAAGGTGAACTGAGTTTTTAACAACTTTAAATATCAATGTCAAGTTTTTTTGTTCAAATTTATAGCCTATCTAGACGATGTAGTAAATTCAATCATTCTGTTTTGCAAAAAAAGAGGAGTTAAATTAACCCCTCTTTCAAAATCTTTTTAGTGGGAAGGACAACTACAACCGGAGCAGCCGCTTCCGCAACCGCCTGATTCGGATAGGTAAATCTCAAGCCACTCATTAAATTGAGTATCTAACCAGCTTTTATCATCATCAGACAGCTTAGTATATTGAGTTTCATAATAAGTTTTTGCTTCTTCAAGCTCTTCTTTTTCCTCTTCCGTAAGCTCATCAACAAAGTCCCGAGCAACTACCAACTCTTTTCTTAACTCTAATAATTCTAATCTCATATATGCCTCCAATTATTTTAGGAGTAAATTAGTCTTCTTTTATAAAAAAAGCAATAGTTTTATTCAATAAATATTTTGAGGCAATAAAAAAGGCCGGACATAACCGGCCTTGAATTTTGATTAACGTTTTGAGAACTGAGAACTTTTCCTTGCTTTAGGTTTACCAGGCTTCTTCCTTTCAACCATTCTTGGGTCTCTGGTAAGAAACCCTTCTGCCTTAAGGCTTTTTCTATATTCTGGATTGTATGTAATAAGTGCCCTTGCAAGACCGTGTCTTACAGCACCTGCCTGACCTGTCTTGCCGCCGCCGGTAACAGTGATGTAAAGGTCAAACTTACCTGCACCCTTTACCACTTCTACCGGTTGCATAATAATTTGTCTCAAAATAGCCCTTTCAAAATACTCATCAAATGCCTTACCATTAACAGTAATTTTACCATTACCTGGCTTTAAAAACACACGAGCAACTGATGTTTTTCTCCTTCCGGTTCCGTAAAAATAATCCATCTATCCCCCCTAAAACTCTATTTTTTCAGGTTGCTGAGCTGAATGAGGATGCTCACTTCCGCTGTAAATCTTTAACTTCTTAAGCATCTGTCTTCCCAGTCTATTTTTTGGAAGCATTCTCTTAACAGCCAATCTGATAACTTCTTCAGGCTTTCTGTCAAGCATCTGCTCCAATGTTTTTTCTTTGAGTCCACCAAAATATCCTGAATAAGCATAATAGACTTTATCAGTAAGTTTTTTTCCTGTCACTTTAATCTTTTCAGCATTAACAACTACTACAAAATCACCTGTATCCATAAATGGAGTATACACAGGTTTATTTTTGCCCATTAAAATCATGGCAATCCTTGTCGCAAGTCTTCCCAAAATCTTATCATTTGCATCTACAAGGTACCATTTTTTTTCGCTATCAGCTTTTGCCCAAGTCGTCTTCATCTTTAATACCCCTCTTAGAAGCCTTTTCTTCTTTCTTTAATTCTCGCTGCCTTACCACGAAGATCTCTAATATAGTAAAGCTTAGCCCTTCTAACCTTACCGCTCTTAACAAGTTCTATGGACTCTATCCTTGGAGAATACATCGGAAATGTTCTCTCTACACCAATATCTCCAACAACTTTTCTAACTGTAAATGTCGTCCTTGCACCAGCTCGTCTAATTCTAATAACGAGCCCTTCAAATGCCTGAACCCTTTCCTTATTCCCTTCAACAATCCTAAAGTTAACTCTAAGGGTATCACCTGCACGGAATTCAGGAACATCCTTATTCATAAATTCTGCTTCAATAGCTTCAATTAGCTTGTTGTTCATCTTTATTTCCTCCTAAAAGGCCATTAATCTTATTTAAATATATAGCAACAGCACTTCTTACCGACAGATGATTAAAACTACCAGCACCTTTTATGGGCTCAATAATTACATCCACCAGTTTCATCAAATCTTCCGACATCCCCCATCCGGTGCCAAAAAGCAACAGTATGGGCTTGTCAAAATTCTCTTTAAGAAAGGGCTCAAGCTTCGCTCTATTCGGGGCATCCTTAGCGGACGTGGCAACGAGCACAGGCCTGCATCCTTCCTTAGTCTCTATAAACTCAATTACTTCACTTAAACTCTCTTTAATTATGGTATACTCAAAAGCCTCCTTCCTATTAGGATTATAGGTAGCTCCGTAACCTTCCTGCCAGTGTGTTAAAACTCTTCTGGCAATTTCCCTTTGAGCCTCCAAAGGGTTTACAACAAAATAATTTTTAACGCCAAAGGTCCTACATGACCTAGATATATCGTGTAAGTCCATATTGGTTATGGACGTAGCCACAATATCGCCATGTTTGTCTACCATAGGATAGTGCAGCAAAGCAACATACAGACTCACACCCTTCTCAAACCTCTCAACTATTTGGGACACAAATCCACTACTTTCGACTTTAAGAGCCTTATGTTTTAGCAAATCAGGTCTATTTTGTAAAGTAATTTTTAAAGATTCTTTATATCTCCACTCATTTATTTCCTTATGGTTGCCATTTACCAACACATCCGGCACCCTAAGTCCTTCATATTCATAAGGTCTTGTATAGTGTGGATACTCGAGCAAACCATCTCTAAAAGATTCTTCATGAAAAGACATTTCATCTCCAAGCACTCCCGGGATAAGTCTTGCCACAGAATCTATTATAACTGAAGCCGCAAGCTCGCCACCGGTCAAAATAAAATCACCTAACGAAATCTCTTCATCAACCACAAGTTTTCTGACTCTTTCATCAACCCCTTCATACCTGCCACAGATAAAGGTAATGCTATCATATTCAAGTAACCTTTGTGCAACACTTTGAGTGTATTTTTTCCCTCTGGGGTCCAACAAAATAACATGTGTATTTTTATCATTCGTTTTAATGCTTTTCACTGCATCACATATTGGTTCAGGTTTT
This DNA window, taken from Deferrivibrio essentukiensis, encodes the following:
- the rpsF gene encoding 30S ribosomal protein S6, with translation MRTYETLFIVNPDLTQEDAVSVFEKFKTLVTENGSEIINDEAWGKLRLAYEIERKTEGYYFLIQFNSDVNVPAELEKRFKYDESVIRFIVIKIDGKKFKLKKRSDMTQRAPRRGGRNFRRDGGRQFEKQADTEKEEVETEADAAEEAPADNAEE
- the trmD gene encoding tRNA (guanosine(37)-N1)-methyltransferase TrmD gives rise to the protein MKTYNVITIFPEMIDAIFSYGVIYQGIKKNLININPVNLRDFTKDKHKTVDDYQYGGGQGLLLKPEPICDAVKSIKTNDKNTHVILLDPRGKKYTQSVAQRLLEYDSITFICGRYEGVDERVRKLVVDEEISLGDFILTGGELAASVIIDSVARLIPGVLGDEMSFHEESFRDGLLEYPHYTRPYEYEGLRVPDVLVNGNHKEINEWRYKESLKITLQNRPDLLKHKALKVESSGFVSQIVERFEKGVSLYVALLHYPMVDKHGDIVATSITNMDLHDISRSCRTFGVKNYFVVNPLEAQREIARRVLTHWQEGYGATYNPNRKEAFEYTIIKESLSEVIEFIETKEGCRPVLVATSAKDAPNRAKLEPFLKENFDKPILLLFGTGWGMSEDLMKLVDVIIEPIKGAGSFNHLSVRSAVAIYLNKINGLLGGNKDEQQAN
- the ssb gene encoding single-stranded DNA-binding protein gives rise to the protein MGFLNKVILLGNVTKNPEVRYIPGSGTPAARFGLAVNRRYKSGDSVKDEACFIDIVAFSRLAEFAGEYIVKGMPILVEGRLSFRTWEQDGVKRSKHEIVAENIQLVQRKESSAVNDEIDTVSEDIVDDDIPF
- the rpsR gene encoding 30S ribosomal protein S18; amino-acid sequence: MSFKKKFQKKKVCRFCSDKLDIDYKDSNLLRQFVTERGKIMPSRLTGTCAKHQRKLASAVKTARIVALLPFTLSK
- the rplM gene encoding 50S ribosomal protein L13, producing MKTTWAKADSEKKWYLVDANDKILGRLATRIAMILMGKNKPVYTPFMDTGDFVVVVNAEKIKVTGKKLTDKVYYAYSGYFGGLKEKTLEQMLDRKPEEVIRLAVKRMLPKNRLGRQMLKKLKIYSGSEHPHSAQQPEKIEF
- the rpsI gene encoding 30S ribosomal protein S9, with the protein product MDYFYGTGRRKTSVARVFLKPGNGKITVNGKAFDEYFERAILRQIIMQPVEVVKGAGKFDLYITVTGGGKTGQAGAVRHGLARALITYNPEYRKSLKAEGFLTRDPRMVERKKPGKPKARKSSQFSKR
- the rplS gene encoding 50S ribosomal protein L19 encodes the protein MNNKLIEAIEAEFMNKDVPEFRAGDTLRVNFRIVEGNKERVQAFEGLVIRIRRAGARTTFTVRKVVGDIGVERTFPMYSPRIESIELVKSGKVRRAKLYYIRDLRGKAARIKERRKGF